Below is a genomic region from Trichocoleus sp..
CGGATGCTGTCTTTTTTTGGTATCACAACTTTTTTAGAAGCGATCGCTCAGGCTGCGATTCGGGTGTTTCAGAGAAACGTGGTGCAGCAAGGGGAATCGGTAAAAGATTTGCAGCTCATGATTGAGATTCTCGGCGGCAAAGGACAGCTTGACCTGGATAAACGCCAGTTGCTCAACAAAGCTCTCATGCTCGATCGGCTCACTGCGTATGATGTCGTTAAGCCCCGAATTGAGATGCGAACCATTTCGCATGAGGCTACGCTTCAAGATTTCGTGAACCTCTGTCTAGAAACTGGCTATTCGCGCATTCCAGTCCAGGAAGAATCGAAGGACGAGATTATTGGCATTGTCCACCTGAAGCGGGCACTCCAGTCCTTAAAGGCACTGCGGCAGGAAGGTCAAACAGATGGTGTGGTAACGTTGGCGATGGATGCTCCAGTGTTCGTCCCGGAAGTCAAGCGCGTTGCTGATCTGCTCAAGGAAATGTTGCAGCAACAGCTTCATCTCGCGATCGTTGTGGATGAATACGGTGGCACAGTCGGACTCATCACCCTAGAAGACATTCTTGAAGAGCTAGTCGGTGAGATTTATGACGAGAGTGACTTCCCTTCCCGACTCAACCAGCGAGCAACCGAACGATTGCTCAACTCCACTCGTCGTTCTGGACGCAGTTCTGCAAACCCACGCTCATTCTGAAAAATAAAATCAGCAACAGTTGACAGATCGGGGAAACGCTACGCTACAATCAATAATCGTGGACGAGGCGGGTCGGTGCCCGAGTGGTTAATGGGGGCGGACTGTAAATCCGCTGGCTACGCCTACGCTGGTTCAAATCCAGCCCGGCCCATCCACGATCGAGCTATAAGTTCTAGACTAGTTTGTCATCTAAAGCTTATAGCTTGTTTTAACCGCCCGTGTAGCTCAGTGGTAGAGCACACCCTTGGTAAGGGTGAGGTCGTGAGTTCAATCCTCATCACGGGCTTCTTCTTGTAGAACGACAAATTAAGTGTCCGTGGCGACAGATTAAGGCTCTTCCCAACTTTTGGTGATCTTGACATAGGATCAGGGTATACAGGCTACAAACTCAGAAATTGGAATTTCTTCAATATTTACTACCGAGTCAAGACCATCTTCACCTCACGCAATGGAAGCTTGACCATTCCGCTCA
It encodes:
- a CDS encoding hemolysin family protein yields the protein MIALTPFQPVFFLAQAATPILGSIWLDISALILMIASSAFFSGSETAITAFDNLRLRSLIKERGDQGGIFTLVLEKRARFITTLLIGNTLVNNFSAVLTSNLFALWFGTNEAVLAATLLVTVLVLIFGEITPKSLAINNVMPTFKLVVRPIYWLSRMLSFFGITTFLEAIAQAAIRVFQRNVVQQGESVKDLQLMIEILGGKGQLDLDKRQLLNKALMLDRLTAYDVVKPRIEMRTISHEATLQDFVNLCLETGYSRIPVQEESKDEIIGIVHLKRALQSLKALRQEGQTDGVVTLAMDAPVFVPEVKRVADLLKEMLQQQLHLAIVVDEYGGTVGLITLEDILEELVGEIYDESDFPSRLNQRATERLLNSTRRSGRSSANPRSF